The following proteins are co-located in the Polyangiaceae bacterium genome:
- a CDS encoding lysophospholipid acyltransferase family protein, which translates to MITREFSWSSWRERAGSHFAPRDVPRLLSEVALAGLRLAAARDRELGKFDGLDARDPDMVDVVLDLARVIGERYFRYRVEGVDNVPARGPALLVGSHNGGLQTFDSLLTLIAIRDRFGVERAVHPLAHDLLFQAPRLREVSEGLGILRADHEGALEAFRRGRLVLVYPGSDLDSTRPFKDRHRIELGGRTGFLKLALRASVPIVPVVSEGTHEQFIVLTRGDELARRLGIKRWFRAEAFPIVLALPWGIVPGYLPYLPLPAQTTVRFGPPIHLPQLGADATVDSHTLQECYRQVEHAMQRELDVLARGRVPFLGRPQDRRPLSDAAVRQ; encoded by the coding sequence GTGATTACTCGGGAGTTTTCGTGGTCCAGTTGGCGAGAGCGCGCCGGCTCCCACTTTGCCCCGCGCGACGTGCCACGCCTACTCAGTGAAGTGGCCCTCGCGGGGTTGCGCTTGGCTGCCGCGCGCGACCGCGAACTGGGAAAGTTCGATGGGCTCGACGCGCGCGATCCAGACATGGTCGATGTGGTGCTCGATCTCGCCCGTGTGATCGGAGAGCGCTACTTCCGCTACCGAGTCGAGGGCGTGGACAACGTGCCGGCGCGGGGACCTGCGCTACTGGTGGGCAGCCACAACGGGGGGCTGCAGACCTTCGACAGCTTGCTCACCCTGATCGCAATCCGCGATCGCTTCGGTGTCGAGCGCGCGGTGCATCCCTTGGCGCACGACCTGCTGTTCCAGGCGCCTCGCCTGCGAGAAGTATCCGAGGGGCTTGGCATCCTGCGAGCGGATCACGAGGGCGCGCTCGAGGCGTTTCGTCGTGGGCGGCTCGTTCTCGTCTATCCCGGGTCGGATCTGGACTCCACGCGACCGTTCAAAGACCGCCATCGCATCGAGCTCGGAGGGCGCACGGGGTTTCTGAAACTCGCGTTGCGCGCTTCGGTGCCCATCGTGCCGGTCGTCAGCGAGGGCACCCACGAGCAGTTCATCGTACTGACTCGCGGCGACGAGCTGGCTCGTCGTCTCGGCATCAAACGCTGGTTTCGCGCCGAGGCCTTTCCCATCGTACTGGCGCTGCCCTGGGGCATCGTCCCGGGCTACTTGCCCTATCTCCCGCTGCCGGCTCAGACCACGGTGCGATTTGGGCCGCCAATCCATTTGCCTCAGCTGGGCGCCGACGCAACGGTAGACTCACACACGCTGCAGGAATGCTACCGCCAGGTCGAGCACGCGATGCAGCGCGAATTGGACGTGCTCGCGCGGGGACGTGTTCCGTTCCTGGGGCGGCCCCAAGATCGCCGACCCCTCAGCGACGCGGCAGTACGCCAGTGA
- a CDS encoding phospholipase D-like domain-containing protein codes for MRKVRFGLVACLAIAACSSAEDHSGTQAAADDENAAIAGPGKADSPFSACQVSAALLRASDPSLDKDALRAAGVHSRAATQIAKAKAGADGTLGTEDDVAFHTLEELDAVPWVGPAALRQLAAPSAAHCALVPVPEAAPIFSPRATRDESHLARAEQLIDSATSNVDIAMYSFSDSGIQAAIGRAVQRGVRVRFIYDPAGAEAKSPAGTRSAALEALGADVRFVNKIMHHKFMIVDGPHDDVDSALSATLLTGSGNWSGSAGTRYDENTVELRGEVRLTLRFQKEFNHLWENSRDFDAGAGFQPAASLPIGDWMLLSDPEASVAFTSANFDVFSNNLGPGFSVVAGRNEVADRLVELIQNAETSIWIASGHLRSRPVSEALIAKVAQSPGLDVRVYLDGQEYVSAYTSQSEADDQAACVSAAGSSESKLQACYDKAFHWSYPVATTDGIQLRFKHYSYRWHYSYAPQMHHKYMLVDGTVLASGSYNLSDNAEHQTMENMVVYRGDRHAGLTQAFADNFEGMWSTGEAAGSFQTLLNEVKNGSGTVPIVYDAMALTHAQVTELKAAIRDACPEVDSQEFRVHPQKHMTCKRSP; via the coding sequence ATGCGCAAGGTTCGATTCGGTCTCGTGGCGTGTCTGGCAATTGCGGCCTGCTCCTCTGCCGAAGACCACTCCGGCACTCAGGCCGCAGCCGACGACGAAAACGCTGCCATCGCCGGCCCAGGCAAGGCCGACAGTCCGTTCTCTGCCTGTCAGGTGAGCGCAGCACTGCTTCGCGCCAGTGACCCCAGCCTCGACAAGGACGCCCTGCGCGCAGCAGGCGTGCACTCCCGCGCCGCAACACAGATCGCGAAAGCGAAGGCGGGCGCTGACGGAACGCTGGGCACGGAGGACGACGTCGCCTTCCACACCCTGGAGGAACTGGACGCCGTTCCTTGGGTTGGCCCCGCGGCGCTTCGACAACTTGCCGCGCCGAGCGCAGCACACTGTGCCCTCGTTCCGGTTCCCGAGGCAGCGCCCATCTTCTCGCCTCGAGCGACGCGCGATGAAAGCCACCTGGCAAGAGCGGAGCAACTCATCGACTCCGCCACGTCGAACGTGGACATCGCCATGTACAGCTTCAGCGACAGCGGGATTCAGGCGGCCATCGGACGCGCGGTGCAACGCGGTGTGCGGGTTCGCTTCATCTACGATCCGGCAGGCGCCGAGGCAAAATCCCCGGCTGGCACGCGCTCGGCGGCCCTCGAAGCACTCGGCGCCGACGTGCGCTTCGTGAACAAGATCATGCACCACAAGTTCATGATCGTGGATGGTCCCCACGACGACGTGGACAGCGCGCTGTCCGCGACCTTGCTGACGGGCAGCGGCAACTGGAGCGGCTCCGCCGGCACTCGCTACGACGAGAACACCGTCGAACTCCGAGGCGAGGTGCGCCTGACCCTGCGCTTCCAAAAAGAGTTCAACCACCTGTGGGAGAACAGCCGCGACTTCGACGCTGGCGCCGGATTTCAGCCAGCGGCGAGCTTGCCGATTGGCGACTGGATGCTGCTTTCGGATCCCGAAGCCTCGGTGGCCTTCACCAGCGCGAACTTCGACGTCTTCTCCAACAATCTTGGGCCCGGGTTCTCGGTGGTCGCAGGACGCAACGAGGTCGCCGATCGCTTGGTCGAGCTGATTCAGAACGCCGAGACCTCGATCTGGATTGCCTCGGGACATCTGCGCTCGCGCCCCGTGAGCGAAGCCCTGATTGCCAAGGTTGCACAGTCACCAGGCCTGGACGTGCGTGTGTACCTCGACGGGCAGGAGTACGTGTCTGCGTATACGAGCCAATCCGAGGCCGACGACCAGGCCGCATGTGTCAGCGCCGCGGGCAGCAGCGAGAGCAAGCTACAGGCCTGCTACGACAAGGCGTTTCACTGGTCTTACCCTGTCGCGACCACGGACGGCATCCAGCTTCGCTTCAAGCACTACTCCTACCGCTGGCACTACAGCTACGCCCCCCAGATGCACCACAAGTACATGCTCGTGGACGGCACCGTTCTCGCCAGCGGCAGCTACAATCTCTCCGACAACGCCGAGCATCAGACGATGGAAAACATGGTCGTCTACCGCGGCGACCGACACGCTGGGCTGACCCAAGCCTTCGCCGACAACTTCGAGGGAATGTGGAGCACTGGCGAGGCTGCGGGCAGCTTCCAGACCCTGCTGAACGAAGTGAAGAACGGCAGTGGCACGGTTCCCATCGTGTACGACGCCATGGCGCTCACTCACGCCCAAGTGACGGAACTCAAGGCGGCCATTCGCGACGCTTGCCCCGAGGTCGATAGCCAGGAATTCCGCGTGCACCCTCAGAAGCACATGACCTGCAAGCGCTCCCCCTGA